DNA from Kitasatospora viridis:
GTACGTGATCGACGGCGAGACGGGCGGACTCGCTGCCGGCTCGTGCGGACGTCAGTGACCGATCATCGGGCCGAGCGCCAGGCAGGCCACCACCCGGGTCCCGGCGGCCGAGGCGAACACCCGTAGCCAGCTGGAGCAGCACCGGACGATGCCCAGCCCCCGCCCACCGGTCACGTCGTCCTCGGCGATCTGCCGGGCCGACCACCGGCCGCACCAGCTCCCGGAGTCCAGGACCTCGACGGTCAGGGCCTCGCCGTCGGACTCGATGACCAGCGCGACGTCGGAGCTGCGGCTGTGCAGCACCACGTTGGTGACCAGCTCCGTGACGACCAGCGCCAAACGGTCGGCGGCCTCGGCGGGAACGTTCCAGCGGCGGGCCGTGTCGACGGCGAAGTGCCGCAGTCCCGGCACCGCGGCCTCGGTCGCGGGGGCGTCGAGGCGGGCGGCCGCCTTCGGGCGGAGCGGCAGCACCGGGTCGGCGGTCTCGGGGCGGACGGAGGCGAGGGCCATGGCTGACTCCTGGTGCATCCCGTAGGTGGTGCAAGCGCACGGGGCTGATGACGACGATCGTCCTGCCCGGCCCTGCGGACAATCAGGGGTCGCCGAAGTAGGTATACGCATGCTCACGGTCCTCGCCCGGAGGGGACCGGGGCGGCCATAATGATCTAGGGACCACGAGCGACAGGAAGCGATCCGGCATGGGCGAGCCGTCGACCTCCAGCCACGCGTCCGGCACCGGCCGCCTGCCCGCCGAGGTGGCGGGCTTCGTCGGCCGGCGGGGCGCGCTGGGCGAGATCGGGCGGCTGCTCGGCACCGCCCGGCTGGTGACGCTGACCGGGCCGGGCGGGGTCGGCAAGACCAGGCTCGCACTGCGGGCGGCCGCGGCGGCGCAGCAGTCCTTCCTGGACGGCGCGCGGCTGGTCGAACTGGCCCAGCTGCGCGACCCGCTGCTGCTGGCGCAGGGCGTGGTGGACGCGCTGGACGTGCAGGACCGCTCCGAGCGCTCGCCCACCGCGGTGCTGGCCGGCTACCTGGCGGACCGTCAACTCCTGTTGGTGCTGGACAACTGCGAGCACCTGGCCGAGCCCAGTGCCCGGCTGGTGGAGGAGCTGCTGCGGGCGGCGCCCGGGCTCAAGGTGCTGGCCACCAGCCGGCAGGCGCTGGGCCTGCTCGGCGAGCACGTCTACGCCGTCCCGCCGATGCGGGTGCCGAGCTCCGAGCGGATCACCGGCGCGAAGGCGCTGGCCCGGTTCGAGGCGGTGAAGCTGTTCGAGCAGCGGGCGGCCGCCGTGCTGCCGGGCTTCGCCGTCGACGACGAGAACGCCACCGCCGTGGCCCACCTGGTGACGGCGCTGGACGGGCTGCCGCTGGCGATCGAGCTGGCCGCCTCCTGGCTGCGGGTGCTCGGCGTGCAGGAGGTGCTGGACCGCCTCACCGACCGGTTCGCCCTGCTGGACGGGCGGCCGCAGCAGGCCCGACGGACCCTGCGCGACCTGATGGACTGGAGCTACGGGCTCTGCTCCCCGGCGGAGCGGCTGCTCTGGGCCCGGGTGTCGGTCTTCTCCGGCGGCTTCGACCTGGCGGCGGCCGAGGCGGTCTGCTCCGGCGACGGGATCGAGCGCTCGGAGCTGCTGGTGCTGGTGGCGGGCCTGGTGGACAAGTCGGTGCTGATCCGGCAGCAGGCCCCGGGCGGCGCCCGCTACCGGCTGCTGGAGACGGTCCGCGAGTACGGCGCCCGGCAGTTGGGCGACGGCAGGCCCGCCGAGCAGCGCCGGCACCGCAACCACTTCCGGCGGTTGGCCGAGCAGGCCGAGGCGCAGTGGTTCGGCCCGCGGCAGCCGCACTGGTTCGCCGTGCTGCGCGCCGACCACGCGAACCTGCGCGCGGCGCTGGAGTTCTGCGTGACCGAGCCGGGCGAGGCGGAGGCGGGCCTGGCGATGGTGGTGCTGCCGCGCGAGTACTGGATCGCCTCGGGCGCGCTCGGCGAGGGGCGGCAGTGGCTGGCCCGGCTGCTGGCGGTCGCCGGGGACGGCGGTGCGGCGCGCACCCGGGCGATGGGCCTGGACGCCTGGTTCGCGGTGCTCCAGGGGAACCTCACCGAGGCGGAGCCGCTGCTCGTCGCGCACGCCGAACGGGCCGGCCGGCTCGGGGACGAGGCCGAGGCGGCCTGGGCGCTGCAGTACCGGGGCGCGGCGATGGGCTTCGCCGACGAGGGCTTCGAGTCGATCGCGGTGTTCGCGGAGGCGGCCGCCCGGCACCGGGCGGCCGGCGACCTCTCGGGCCTGACCAGCGCGCTGTTCAAGCAGTCCTTCGGCGAGTCGATGGTCGGGGAAGCGGGCCGGGCGCTGGCGCTGAGCCGGGAGGCGGTGGCGGTCGCCGCGGCGGCGGGCGAGTCGCTGCTGCACTCCTACGCGGTCTTCGCCGAGGGGCTGGCCACCTGGATGACCGGCGACCAGCCGGCCGCCGGCGAGCTGCTGCGCAAGGCGATCCGGCTCAAGGAGCCGTTCCACGACCGGTGGGGCCTGGCCCTGTGCGTCGAGCTGACCTTCTGGAGTGCGGCCGAGGCGAAGGACTGGGACCGGGCGGCGTACCTGCTGGGCTGCCTGCACGCGCTCTGGCAGGCGCAGGGGGCCTCGCTGGAGGAGTCCGTGCCGTTCATGGTCCAGGTGCACGAGCACTACGCGGAGCAGGTGCGCGGCGCGCTGGCACCCCGCGCTTTCCGGACGGCGGCGGACCGCGGCAGTCGGCTCAGCACGGAGCAGATCGTCGAGGACATCCTGCGGGAGCGGGACCGGGACCGGGAGCAGCCGGCCGCCGACGACCGGGGCGTGCGGCTGACCAAGCGGGAGATGCAGGTCGCGGAGCTGGTGGCGCAGGGCATGAGCAACAAGGAGATCTCGGCGGCGCTGGTGATCTCGCTGCGCACGGCCGAGAACCACATCGAGCACGTGCTCGCCAAGCTCGGCTTCTCCTCGCGGACGCAGATCGCCGTCTGGGTCGCCCGCCACGCACCCGCCGGGCCCACCCGAAGTGCCCGATCTGAGTAGTTCTCCCCTGTTCCTCACCTTTGCGGTCCGGGAGCGTTGAGCACGCCCCATCGGACCACCGCACTGGATCTCCCCATGGACGCCACCGCCACCGTCGGCACCTTCCCGACCGACACCGGGCCCGCCCTGACACCCCCGGCCGCACCACCGGCCTGGCTGCTCCCCCACAGCCCCCGCTCCGCCCGCACCGCCCGCCGGCTCGCGCACGCCGCGCTGCGCCGCTGGGGCACGGACGCCGACACGGTCGACCAGGCCCTGCTGGTGGTCTCCGAACTGGTCACCAACGCCGTCGAGCACGCGCTGCCGCCGGTCACGCTGCGCCTGTCCCGGCACCCGCACGCCCTGCACATCGAGGTGGCGGACGGCGGCCCGGCGGCCCGGGACGGCGCGTGGACGGCCGGGTGCATGCCGGAGGAGCACGGTCGCGGCCTCGCGATCGTCACCGCCATCGCCCGCGAGCACGGCTGCCGGGTCCGGCCCGGCGCCGGCACCCACTGGGCGGACCTGTGCGCCGCCTGAGCCCGGGCCACCGGTCGGCCGGGCCGCTGTGCCAGCGGTGGCACCGGCTGCGGCTGTTCGCCTGGCGCCTGTGCCACTGACCGGCCCGTCCGAAGGAGACAGCCCCGTGACCATCTCGACCGACTTGCTGCCCGCCCTGTCCCCCGCTGCCTACCTGCGCTGCCGGGCCGCCCAGCCGGGCGCCCTGGAGGGCCAGCGCGCGGCACTGCGGAACTTCGCCGTCCGACTCGGCGTCCCCGCGCCCGTCTTCTACGAGGACCACACCGGTCCGGACCGCACGGCCGGCCGGTGCCCGCCCAGGTTCGAGGCGCTGGTGCACGAGGTCCTGGCGGGCTCCCACCGGCTGCTGCTGGTGCCCGGGTTCTGGGTGCTGGCCGGCACCGAGGAGCGGCTGCGGCTCACCCTCCGACTGCTCTCCGCGGCCGGGTGCGGCCGGATCCTCGCCCTGCCCACTCCGGTGGCACCGCCGCCCCTCCTCCACCAGGGGGTTGCGCAGGGACCCCGGCCCGGGTGGGCGCCGCAGCGGTCCCGGCCGCTGCTCTGAGAGGCCGCTTCAAGAAGCAGGTCACCCCTGCACCGCCTGCTGATGAGCCGTCACCGCAGTCCCCGGCAGCCACGCTGCGAGTGGGGCCGCCCCGGCCGCGCACCCGACGTTCGGGTGCGCGGCCGGAGTTCGGGCCGGGTGTCCGTGGCCGGCTTGACCTGTTACGGTCCCGGCCGACGGTTCAGTAGCGTGCGGCGTCAGCCCTTGGTGACGCAGGCGTTGGCGGCGTTCGACCAGAGGCCCTGCAGGTCGAAGGTGCCGGTGCTGAGCTTGACGTAGGCATCCATGTCCACGCAGGCGTCACCGATCTCGCCGTCGCCGCCGTTCCAGCCGATGCTCGGCCAGAAGTCGGTCACCGTCTCCGCGTACTCGTGGGTCTCGGTGGACTCGATGCCGGAGAGCATCCGGCCGTCGGTGAGGGTGGTGCAGGCGCCGGCGCCCATGTCCGGGACGTACGGCAGGTTGGTGTAGGCGAGGTTGCCGTAGCTGCTGCTGGTCACGTCGTGCCAGCCGCAGAAACCGCTGTCGGGGAAGCCGTCAGGGTGGGTACCGGTCGGCGAGACGATGACGTACTGGGCGTTCAGGTTCGGCGCCTGGGTGGTGTTGCCGAAGTGCTTGGCGGCCTTCGCAGCCTCGGCGCCGAGCTGGGTGGCGGTGGCGTCGGCGGGCTCGGCAGAGCCGTTGTCGAACCAGACCCCGGCCAGCGGGGTCGAGGTCGGGTGGTTGACGTGGATGCCCTTGGTGCCACAGGTGACGGTGCCGGCGGCAACACCCTCGCAGTACTGGTCGAGGATGGTGCCCCAGGTGTCCTGGCTGCCGTACAGGCCCTTGAACATGGCCTGCATATCGGGGGCCACGCCCGCCGGGTCGTTCTTCCACTGCGAACCCCAGAAGACCAGGTAGACCTTCGGGGTCGGGGAGACCACGCCCTGGCTGGCGCTGGAGTCCACCGACAGCGTGCTGCTGGACGTGGCGGTGACCGCCGCGTGCACGCCGTGGGCGAGCGGCTTTACACCGAAGTGGGTACCGGTGCCGACGCCGGCCTGGGCACTGGTGGGCAGGAGTGCGGCGCCGAGCGCGAAGGCGGCCAGCACGGCGGTGTGCAGTGCGCGGATGCGCATGAGTTCCTCCCGGTGAGGGCGTGGGGGATCCGACGCCTCGGTGGCGTGGATCGACAGGTGAACCAGGTGACTCCGCACGCGCATCGAGCAGATCGAGCGCGAGCCGACCGGGCGGGAGCGAGCAAGAGGGGTCGGCTCTGATGAGTGCTGCGCATGGGGGTGCACCTGACAACTTCGAGAATTCCTGCCGCGACCCCATCTGTTCCATAAGGGAGAGCTGAAATGCGTATCCCTAGTCGCCACCGCAAGCGAGTACGTACTCAAAGAGGTTGACAGCCCGTCACCGTGCGTCGAGCCGACGGTCCCGACCTGACGGGTGAGCACCCGTCAGGTCAGGGCCTGTCAGGTCAGGACCCGAGCGTCAGGAGGCCGGCGTCAGGTAGACGCCGTCGGTGCCCTCGCCCGGCGTGTTCTGGCAGCTGAAGCTCTGGTCGGCCGGCTCGGCGGCGACCAGGCTCAGGCACCGGCCGAGCGCCAACTGCCCGTAGTAGTTGGGGTGGAAGGACTCCTGCTTGGAGCCCTGGGTCAGGCCGAGGGTGAGGAAGCGGGCCCACTCGGAGGTCTCCGCTGACGGGGGCTGCGAGGAGGTGGCCAGCTGGTCGGAGGTGGAGCAGACCTCGTGGCCCTGGAGCAGGTCCTGGACGTCGAGGAACTGCACGCCCCGGTCGGCGGCGACGTCGGAGAGCCGCTGGGCGACCTGCGGGACCAGCTGGTCGCGCGCCCAGTCGAGGTCGTCGTTGCTCGCGGGGCAGCCGCCCTTGGTGGTGCGGTTCCAGCCCTTCTGCGAGTAGCGGTCCTCCGAGCTGCGCGGGAACGGGGAGGGGTAGGACTGCAGCACGATCCGGTAGGCGGAGGAGGCGTAGCCGTCGGCCTTCATCACCGCACGGATCTCGTCGATCGACTTGCCGACGTTGTCCATCGCACCGTCGATCTGCGAGTCGACCGCGTCCTGCTGGGAGTCCCGGCAGTCGCCGGCCGAGGCCTCGTAGTCCAGCACGCACTGGGTGATGTCGTGGACGAAGCCGAGGTCGTTGCCGCCGATCGACAGCACCACGGTGCCGACCCGGCGGTGGGCCGCGATGGCGGCGAGCTGGTCGGCCTGCGGCGCCTCGCCCTTGAGCGACTGGCCGCCGTCGGCGGCGCGGAAGACGTTCTCGGTGGTGGCACCGGAACAGGCGATGTTGACCGCGCGGCCGCTGCCGAAGGCGCTGAGCACCTCGGCGGAGTCGGAGCGGTCGCAGCCGTTCTGCGCCGTGGCCCCGTAGACCTGGCTCGCGTCGTAGCCGTGGCCGGTGTACGCGCGGTCGGTGCCGTTGCGGCTGCCGGTGAAGGTGTCGCTGTTGCCGGCCCAGCGGCCGGCCTCGCCGGAGATGTAGCTGTCGCCCATCGAGACGGTGATGGCGGTTCCACTGTGCGGCGCGGCGGCCTGGGCCGGGCCGGCGGTCACGGTGAGCAGGCCGGTGGCGGCCAGCGGGAGGGCGAGGGCGGCTGCGGTGAGCCGCCGGGCTCTGAAGCCAGTGTCCTGATGCATCGTCAACTCCTGTGTTCCACACCTGCGCTGCCTGACGCAGCGAGGGGGTTGGGGGTTTGGGTGAGGGTGTGTGGGCCACCGCGCCGTGCGCTGTGTGCGGTCAGCGGGGCGCGGTGACCCAGGCGGTGGGGCCGACCCTCGACGGCCCTCCGCCGCTCGGGGACTGCGGGCTAGCCGTGCAGCGGCCGCAGTCGGAGGGTGCGGATCTCGAACGGACGGAGCTTCAGCTCGATCTGACTCTCCGTCAGTGAGGCCGGTTCGAGCTCGCGCTCCAGCAGGTCGGTCACCGCTGCCGAGGCGACCGGGAAGCCGGCGCTCAGCAGGGCGGTGGCGCGCCCGCCGTGGGCCTCGTAGAGGCGCACGACCACGTCGCCGGAGCCGTCGTCGGCGAGCTTGACCGCCTCGATGACGACGGCGTCGCCGTCGACCCCGACCAGCGGCGCGACCTCGGCCGCGCCGGTGAGCACGCGTTCCGGCTGGTTGAAGGCGTAGCCCTCGCGCACGGCGTCGGCGATGTCCGCGCCGAGCACCAGGGCGTAGCGCAGCCGGTGCCAGCCCTGGTCGGCCTCGGGGTCGGGGAAGCGGGCGGCGCGCAGCAGCGAGAGCCGCGCGGTGGTGGTGGTCCCACCGTCGGGGCGGACGTCGCGGGTGACCTCGTGGCCGTAGGTCGAGTCGTTCACCAGTGCCGCACCCCAGCCCCGTTCGCCGAGGTGCAGGAAGCGGTGGGCGCAGAACTCGAACTTGGCGGCGTCCCAGCTGGTGTTGGTGTGGGTGGGCCGCTGGACGTGGCCGAACGGGGTCTCGGCGCTGGAGTGGTCGGCCCGCAGGTCGAGCGGGAAGGCGGCCTTGAGCAGCTTCTCCTGCTCGTGCCAGTCGATCTCGGTCTCGATGTCCAGCCGCCGGGCGCCCTCGGCGAGCGAGATCGCCTGCTCCACCCAGGAGTTGCCGAACCGGCGCACCACCACGACCGCGCCGTCGCGGACCTCGACCGACTCCGCCTCGACCAGGTCGCGCACCGTGTTGCGGTAGAACTCGTCGATGTCCCAGGCGTCGTACTCGTTCGGGAAGTCCTGGTGCAGCTGGAGCAGGTTGCCCACCCGTCCGGGGGCGAGTGCCTCCCGGTCGGCCACCAGGTCGTACGCCGAGGTGACCAGACCGCGCGCGTCGATCCGGATCCGGACCAGCCCGTTGTCCAGCACGAAGCCGTCCGCCTCGGGCACCGGAGCGACCCTGGGGGCGGCCGGCCCGCCGCGCGTCACCGCGCCCAGGGCCGGCACCCCGCCGCGGGCGAACGGTGCGGCGTTGAAGACGATCTCCTGCTGCCCCTCCCCCGCCAACGCCCGCTGGGCGGCCTCGACGATGCCGTGCAGCTCGGCGAGGACGGCGGCGTAGGCCTGCTCCGCCTCCTGGTGCACCCAGGCGATCGAGGAGCCGGGCAGGATGTCGTGGAACTGGTGCAGCAGCACCGTCTTCCACAGCCGGTCCAACTCCTGGTGCGGGTAGGCGAACCCGGTCCGCACCGCCGCCGTCGCCGCCCACAGTTCGGCCTCGCGCAGCAGCTGCTCGCTGCGCCGGTTGCCCTGCTTGGTGCGCAACTGGCTGGTCAGCGTGCCCCGGTGGAACTCCAGGTAGAGCTCCCCCACCCAGACCGGCGCGTCGGGGTACTCGGCGTGCGCCCGCTCGAAGAAGCGCGCCGGGCTCTCGATGACGACCCGGGCCGCGCCCTCCAGGTCGGCGAACCGTTCGGCGCGGGCCAGCATCTCGCGGTTGGGGCCGCCCCCGCCGTCGCCGTAACCGAACGGCATCAGTGAGCAGGTGGCGGCGGCCTTGTCCTGGAAGTTGGCGACGGCGAGGGCGACCTCGGCGCCGGAGACCTCGCAGTTGTAGCTGTCCACGGGCGGGAAGTGGGTGAAGATCCGGGTGCCGTCCAGGCCCTCCCACCAGAAGGTGTGGTGCGGGAACTTGTTGGTGGTGTTCCAGGAGATCTTCTGGGTGAGGAACCAGCGCACCCCGGCGAGCTTCATCAGCTGCGGCATCGCCGCGTTGTAGCCGAAGGTGTCCGGCAGCCACATCTCCTCGGTCTCGACCCCGAACTCCTCCAGGTAGAACCGCTTGCCGTGGATGAGCTGGCGGGCC
Protein-coding regions in this window:
- a CDS encoding ATP-binding protein, whose protein sequence is MGEPSTSSHASGTGRLPAEVAGFVGRRGALGEIGRLLGTARLVTLTGPGGVGKTRLALRAAAAAQQSFLDGARLVELAQLRDPLLLAQGVVDALDVQDRSERSPTAVLAGYLADRQLLLVLDNCEHLAEPSARLVEELLRAAPGLKVLATSRQALGLLGEHVYAVPPMRVPSSERITGAKALARFEAVKLFEQRAAAVLPGFAVDDENATAVAHLVTALDGLPLAIELAASWLRVLGVQEVLDRLTDRFALLDGRPQQARRTLRDLMDWSYGLCSPAERLLWARVSVFSGGFDLAAAEAVCSGDGIERSELLVLVAGLVDKSVLIRQQAPGGARYRLLETVREYGARQLGDGRPAEQRRHRNHFRRLAEQAEAQWFGPRQPHWFAVLRADHANLRAALEFCVTEPGEAEAGLAMVVLPREYWIASGALGEGRQWLARLLAVAGDGGAARTRAMGLDAWFAVLQGNLTEAEPLLVAHAERAGRLGDEAEAAWALQYRGAAMGFADEGFESIAVFAEAAARHRAAGDLSGLTSALFKQSFGESMVGEAGRALALSREAVAVAAAAGESLLHSYAVFAEGLATWMTGDQPAAGELLRKAIRLKEPFHDRWGLALCVELTFWSAAEAKDWDRAAYLLGCLHALWQAQGASLEESVPFMVQVHEHYAEQVRGALAPRAFRTAADRGSRLSTEQIVEDILRERDRDREQPAADDRGVRLTKREMQVAELVAQGMSNKEISAALVISLRTAENHIEHVLAKLGFSSRTQIAVWVARHAPAGPTRSARSE
- a CDS encoding alpha-mannosidase, yielding MHSKRRLTEARLDRVLNERLRPAVHARTVPIDVEIWDAPGEPVPVGEALAAPYRPIGVGHRWGPLWSTSWFRITGRVPEEWAGQRVEAVLDIGFNKTGPGFSAEGLVHRADGTVVKALHPRNAWVLVAEPAVGGEEFTYYIEGAANPVLCDDHLITRAGDRPGWLTGADPDTDPLYRVLRADLAVLDRGVWGLVQDLDVLGGLMRELPEHEPRRWQLLGAIERALDAVDLRDIAGSAAAARVELAPAFASPAAFSAHRLSAVGHAHIDTAWLWPLRETVRKVTRTVANVVQLMDDHPQFQFVMSQAQQLAWLKEQRPEVYARVREKVTEGQFLPVGSLWVEPDTNITGGEALARQLIHGKRFYLEEFGVETEEMWLPDTFGYNAAMPQLMKLAGVRWFLTQKISWNTTNKFPHHTFWWEGLDGTRIFTHFPPVDSYNCEVSGAEVALAVANFQDKAAATCSLMPFGYGDGGGGPNREMLARAERFADLEGAARVVIESPARFFERAHAEYPDAPVWVGELYLEFHRGTLTSQLRTKQGNRRSEQLLREAELWAATAAVRTGFAYPHQELDRLWKTVLLHQFHDILPGSSIAWVHQEAEQAYAAVLAELHGIVEAAQRALAGEGQQEIVFNAAPFARGGVPALGAVTRGGPAAPRVAPVPEADGFVLDNGLVRIRIDARGLVTSAYDLVADREALAPGRVGNLLQLHQDFPNEYDAWDIDEFYRNTVRDLVEAESVEVRDGAVVVVRRFGNSWVEQAISLAEGARRLDIETEIDWHEQEKLLKAAFPLDLRADHSSAETPFGHVQRPTHTNTSWDAAKFEFCAHRFLHLGERGWGAALVNDSTYGHEVTRDVRPDGGTTTTARLSLLRAARFPDPEADQGWHRLRYALVLGADIADAVREGYAFNQPERVLTGAAEVAPLVGVDGDAVVIEAVKLADDGSGDVVVRLYEAHGGRATALLSAGFPVASAAVTDLLERELEPASLTESQIELKLRPFEIRTLRLRPLHG
- a CDS encoding GDSL-type esterase/lipase family protein: MHQDTGFRARRLTAAALALPLAATGLLTVTAGPAQAAAPHSGTAITVSMGDSYISGEAGRWAGNSDTFTGSRNGTDRAYTGHGYDASQVYGATAQNGCDRSDSAEVLSAFGSGRAVNIACSGATTENVFRAADGGQSLKGEAPQADQLAAIAAHRRVGTVVLSIGGNDLGFVHDITQCVLDYEASAGDCRDSQQDAVDSQIDGAMDNVGKSIDEIRAVMKADGYASSAYRIVLQSYPSPFPRSSEDRYSQKGWNRTTKGGCPASNDDLDWARDQLVPQVAQRLSDVAADRGVQFLDVQDLLQGHEVCSTSDQLATSSQPPSAETSEWARFLTLGLTQGSKQESFHPNYYGQLALGRCLSLVAAEPADQSFSCQNTPGEGTDGVYLTPAS
- a CDS encoding recombinase family protein — encoded protein: MTISTDLLPALSPAAYLRCRAAQPGALEGQRAALRNFAVRLGVPAPVFYEDHTGPDRTAGRCPPRFEALVHEVLAGSHRLLLVPGFWVLAGTEERLRLTLRLLSAAGCGRILALPTPVAPPPLLHQGVAQGPRPGWAPQRSRPLL
- a CDS encoding ATP-binding protein, whose amino-acid sequence is MDATATVGTFPTDTGPALTPPAAPPAWLLPHSPRSARTARRLAHAALRRWGTDADTVDQALLVVSELVTNAVEHALPPVTLRLSRHPHALHIEVADGGPAARDGAWTAGCMPEEHGRGLAIVTAIAREHGCRVRPGAGTHWADLCAA
- a CDS encoding ATP-binding protein, which translates into the protein MALASVRPETADPVLPLRPKAAARLDAPATEAAVPGLRHFAVDTARRWNVPAEAADRLALVVTELVTNVVLHSRSSDVALVIESDGEALTVEVLDSGSWCGRWSARQIAEDDVTGGRGLGIVRCCSSWLRVFASAAGTRVVACLALGPMIGH